Genomic window (Lycium barbarum isolate Lr01 chromosome 2, ASM1917538v2, whole genome shotgun sequence):
CTTGGTTCTAagttaataatttgtacataatCAATGAATTTCCTAAGACAAATACTTGATTTAGACCAAAGATACTAGGTTCGGCTGAACCCGTAAAGTATACACTAGCTCCGCCCGGGTTGTACTGACGTATGAATCTCTAGACACCTAAAATGAAAGCTTGAATTTATTAATTACTTAGTTTATAATAAGTAGTACCTCTTTATTATGACCTTGTTCTAATAAGTGGGAACTCAATGTTTTGGTGTATGAAGCACAAAACTTTTAACTTAGTTTGATTTGAGAAGATGATTAGGTATGGGATACCTGTAGCTTCTGATTGTTCATTGTGAATACTTGTCTGAATTTTATATTGTATGATTGTTTGCATTGGCTATTTCTGTGTTTTGGTTCAGTGAGACTGGGGTTTTTTGTTAGATATTTTGAGCTTCTTTCTCACTCTGTTTGCTTTTGGAACTCGTAGATGGTTTTTTAATGTTTTACGAATGATTGCTTCACTGAAGAACAAGGTTTTGAAATGAGTTGTTACCTGCATGTTTGCAATTCTAATGCCAATCATTAAGCTGAGCACCTTTTTTAGGTCATGTCCAGTTAAAGGCAAATTATTTGCAATTCTctcccctcatgagctagcttttggggttgagttagactCAAGTGCTACATCTTTAGAAGAATAAAGCTTATGACTTGACTGAATTTACAAAGAGATGGTCAGCTATTGTCAAAGATGAATGCTTATAAGAAAGGGACAATTCACATTTGCAGAAATGAGCTATGCTGCATATTTTAATACTTGTGGAATAGGATATTCTTTGTTGAAGGTTATGGGTGATTCATTTTTCTCCCATATAGAATGAGTGATTACTGTGAAGACACGTGAGATTGTATTTCAGTCATAGCATCTTTGTTGATGAATGCATAACTGTGGCCAAGCAAATTGTTTTCTCAATAGTTATATGAATATCACTTACTAACAAACAGCTAAATGGGAATCTTTCTCCCGGTTGCTATTTTTTGTTGCGCATATGACATCTTACTACTATATAAACGCGATGCTTGTTGGTAGATCAAATAAACTAAATTTATTTGATTAGTGCATAACTGCTGACCAGTACATTTTTGGTCCAAGCTATATAGTTAAATGAGTATACTTTCTTCTGGTTACAAATTTGAGGCTTTTTCGGGTTAAATTATATTTTTCGGGTtaaattatgattagattattactAAATTTGACTAAGCAATATTCATTTTATGCTATTCTGTCTTGCAGCTTCTGAAGCATCCAGGATTCCCAGCAGAAAAAGCAATTCTTCTGTTCTATCAAGTCTAAGTATTCCATCTTATAGTCGGAAAAGCAGTGTTGATATCCTTTCTACTCCGAGATCCGAAGGCGAAATTTTGTTTTCTCCCAATGTTAAGTCCTTCTCATTTAACGAATTGAAAAGTGCGACAAGGAACTTTAGACCTGACAGTCTTCTTGGCGAAGGAGGATTCGGTTATGTTTTTAAAGGATGGATTGATGAACATACCCTTAGTGCTGCAAAGCCTGGTTCTGGAATGGTTATTGCGGTCAAGAAATTGAAGCCAGAGGGTTTTCAGGGTCACAAGGAGTGGGTGGTATGTTCCATATGCAGATTTCCAACTTAATTAATTCATAGCCTaattttgaaaagtgcttttcaaaaaagtacttttggtggGAACAGTTTTTGTTTGGCTAATCAATCTGAAAAGTACTTTGGAGCAGCAATtggtgtgtggccaaactttaaaAAAATGCTTCTAAGTGTAATATTCCAAAAGTGTATTTCAAAAAGTAGTTTTGGGGAGAAGTTACTTTTTTCAGCTTCGCAAAAACAGCTACTGCTTCTACTCAAAAACACTTTTCTTCTCCTAAAAGTGTAAACACGTCAACTTTGGAAAAAAACACTTTTGGCCTtggagaagcttggccaaacagactaCTTATTAAATAACTTATTAATCTTGTTGGCCTAGTAATTGATGACAAATCCTTTGCAGACTGAAGTTAATTACCTCGGGCAACTTCGTCATCCAAACCTGGTTAAACTCATTGGGTATTGTATAGAGGGAGATGACCGTCTATTGGTTTATGAGTTCATGCCTAAAGGGAGCTTGGAGAACCATTTATTTAGAAGTATGTCAGTTCACTACCTAAGCTTTCTCCCTTCCCTTTCTTTGGATATGCCATGCTATAGTAGTTTCAAATCTGTTTACGGAGTACCTTATTGCTGCATCTCCCTATTCAACGAATCGATTCTTTGCTACCTTTCGTGGTGTTTTTATTTTTCGAAAGCTTAGGATTGTTTCATACATCATAATGCATAGATGCGTTATACGAGTTTTTCTGGATTAGTGTAAGGAAGAGCTGTACCTTTTTTACACCCAAGAATATTTGGTCCTGATGAATACCTGAGATAGTTTTTAACTTTTTATCTACTGCTGCATGTTTAAGGTCTTAGAAAGCAGTTTGTTAGTAATCTTATGAGAGGAAATAGTAATGATAAGAGACCAAAAAACTAAAAGGAAGCTGAAGAAATGTATGTAGGACGTATGATCCATTCTATGGCTTAAATACCAAATATCTGATTCTATACTCCGATACATTAAAGTTGTGCAATTACAGGGCAATTTGATtatgttgagttggcttcattaTTTCTTTCGTGAATCTTTTGTTGGTCTTCCTTTTGATGAGTATTCAAACAGTGTTGATGAAATTTGGTTAACTCGATGATGATTTCTGGATCAATCCATGGTATGAGTTACAGCCACTGGCGGAGCCACGAATTCAaaaaagaagattaaaaaaaaattcttatacCAAGGGGATTCAACAACTTATGTATATGTAAAAAGAACTGATTTTTGCCCTATTTACGTAGTATAATTTTTCAACGAAGGGGGACCCCCTTGCACCCCCTCTGCCTCCGCCAGTGGTTACAGCTCTTGCATGAAATGAATAATATCGAACATCCAAGTGATGACTTGTATTATATGGGGATTTATAAATTGGTGATAATTCTTGGAATCTTGTTTAACAGGAGGGCCTCAGCCtttgacttggtcaacaagaATTAAGGTGGCTATTGGTGCTGCAAGAGGACTTGCTTTCCTACATGATGCTAAAGAACAAGTTATATATCGGGATTTTAAGGCTTCTAATATTCTCTTAGATGGGGTTGGTATTAATCTTTAACGCGCTCAAAAATTCAGTTGCCTTTCTTTCAATACAACTATGTCAGGTTCTTTTAGAACTAGTGAAAGATAACCTTTCTGTGTTCTGTGACTGCAGGAATTTAATGCAAAGTTGTCTGATTTTGGTTTGGCCAAGGCAGGCCCAACTGGTGATCGCACTCACGTGTCCACTCAAGTGATTGGTACACAGGGCTATGCTGCTCCAGAATATGTCGCTACAGGTTGATATTTTGCTTTTTTGGTTTGCTATATTGAGCATGCCAATTAGATTGTCCTTGAGAGAGATCCATTTTATAGGATTTGCGTTTAAAATGTCGAGAAAACAGTGATTCTGGAACAGATATACCCTAACTTTGTTATGCCATTTTCAACTTGAACATCGAGAACACGTAATCTTGTTGGACATATATTGCAAGCCTTTTTCGTGTATAAGTACTAAGAATGTCGCCAGTCCCTAACCTTGTTATAGAGTATGCTCTATTTTCACGGAGAAGAAAAGGATTGATTTCTTGTCAAAAGTGATCATAACTTTATGCAGTCAATTTGCAAGACTAAATGTGATGATTGTTCTTTAATAAATCTGATTGCTGGAATTCTGTTCTTGATATTGTTGGTTGTTATTGGGTACTTGCTGTCCGCCAGGTCGATTGACATCAAGAAGTGATGTATACAGCTTTGGGGTTGTATTGCTTGAACTAATATCAGGGCGTCGTGCGCTCGATAAAACAAAAGTTGGTGTCGAGCAGAATCTTGTGGATTGGGCAAAGCCATATCTAGGGGACAAGAGGAGGTTGTTTCGAATTATGGACACTAAACTAGAGGGCCAATATCCTCAGAAAGGAGCATATACAGCTGCTAACCTTGCTTGGCAGTGTCTAAGCAACGAGCCTAAGCTAAGGCCGCGTATGTCTGAAGTTTTGGCTGCTCTTGAAGAGCTTCAAGCATCGAAAGGCGCTAACAGAGGATCTCGGATTGAGCATCGAGCCACTTCCAGCTCTGTTCCAGTTTCTCCATTTAGACATCGTTCATCACTCAGCATGACACCCTCTGCCTCTCCGTTACAGGCCTATCATAAGTCTCCACGCGGAAGGTGACTCCAAGAAAACAAACTTATATTTTTTGTCACTGTAAAGTTTTCCTTTATGTAACAAATTTTGTTATCGAGTTTTCATGTAAAATCTTGGAATCAATGAATCATAACTGAACCTACTGATTAATAGAGTTAGCTCTTCTGCTCTTTGGCTGCAATGAGTCTTGTTTTCAATGTGGCATGTGACCTCCTCTGTCAATATGGAATGATGCAAACATGATGagtttgtttcttgatttattatGTCCATCACCCAAAGCATACATTCCTCATTCTAAAAAGGAAGACAGTGCAGAGGCGGATTCAGAATTTGAACTTTATTGGTTTGGGTTCAGGATTCTATCACAATTCATTTGATTTACTAGTTTTAAAGTCAATTATGTACTTGTTTAGTGAATTTTTGCTACTGGATTCAGATGCACGCGTAACTAATCCTCTGCATCCGCCCCAAGTTATTGGGGTTTAACTACCACGGCCCTTTCAATTTACGGCTCGAAGTGATATCAGTTCAGAAGTTAGTCAGGGATTATTGTTTCATAGGTGCAGTCATGCACTTTCTCATAAATGTGCGCTTCAATCAGTGACGCGCAAAGTGATCTTAATGAGAAACAATCACTTTAGCAGAAATGTGCGCTTCGACCAGTGACGCGCAAAGTGATCTTGATGAGAAACAATCTGTACTACTTTTGTACTAATAAGCACTTCTAATTGTTCAAACTTTGCCAAACAAGCTATTAATATAAGCGCTTACTTACCGTAAGGAAGGACATCAATAAGAAGACTTTCAGGGATGCCAAACAAAATGTAGTGCAATTGTAATCTACTTCtagccactatatatatatatatatatatatatatatatatatatatatatatatatatatatatatatatatatatccaatttAGGATTAATCATATTTAAAtggataaataataaaaaaagtaaGTCAACGATATCAAAAGAATTCAAATTGTATCGGTGCATATAATGTACATCCTGAAAATTGTTGAGAATTGTTATCAACAGGAGAGTAGCAAAAGAATATTGTAACTCTGGATACAGCTATAGCTAGGGAGTAGTGTGTGGACATATATCGATAACAATGTGGCTACAAGTCAAAAGCCAAATTTTTGGAACGAGATCAGAGATTTGCACAATTAGGGTCCGGTAATTCGCACAAATGCTCCTATTTCAGGGTGTTCTTTATTTTTGGCCATCAAATttgtggtatttaatttttactcTTTGATACTTTTGGTGTGGCATAACTTAGATTTCGCTTGGCAAAGTTTACGTTTAACTTCGGCATATGTAGCATAAAATCCCACAAGTTATGTCAAAAAAACTTTTAACACTCAACATaatctaaaaaaaaatataaatttagatATCGCTTAACAAAGTTTACATTTAGCTTCAGCTATGCAGAAGCGAATCTGTGTAGTAATTTGTGACACGTGAACCCATGATCTTTTCATAAaactaggtattttatgtatatattttctaaaattggtataatattaTCGTTTGGAACCTATACTACAAAAAGGCTAACTGGTGCACTTGGTTTAAggttgagttatttacctagaggaTTAGGAATCAATTCCCACTTAATACATattctcctcctttttttttgtgGTGAACCCATGTTTAAAAATCCTAAATTCGCCTCTGCAGATATGAATCATAACATCCACAAAAGTTATGCCGAAAAAGGCGAAAACATTCATCACTCAACATAATCTAAAAAATACTATACAACTTATGCCGCATAACCTAATTCCTATAGAACTTGTGCCGAGCGAGCAAACATTCAGTTACGAAGctaaaaatgttacagaatttatgCCGAGCGAAGCagtgtaaaaattaaagaccacagatataagggacaaaaattaaagatcagtgcaTTTGAAGGGAAACCTGTGCAAAAATTTGATTAGGATCGGTATTTAAATGTTGTTGTCGCTTCTAATGTTTATGCGAAATTGGTCAATTTAAATTtaaggcataatacataacacATGCCCTCAAACTTAGACTCAGCtagcaagtatgccctccaactttgggtgtgcacaagtaggcagcTCGACTTATCTCCACGTTGTCAGTTGAACACtgcaacttacaaaatgatcatctggACACCTCTAAATTTTATGTGCCACGTCaacatttgtgtttacgtgttcatttttatacaagttgaggtgcctacttgtgcacatccAAAGTTAGAAGGCATACTTGCCAGCTAAGGCCAAATTTGAGGGTCTGTTTATGTATAATGCCTAAATTTAATGAGAAACATTTGAACTACTTAAAATACCTTTGAATTGAGAGGCAAAAATAGTAAAGAGACGCTGGCAAGCAAAATTAAAAGTGTGAATTGTGGCATGCAAATCATGACATACCAACATGAAACAAGTCATGACATACCAACATGACTTCATGTTATATTCAACCTGCTTTTGTATTGGATTTCTCACAAATTGTACCGGATCGTCATGATTATAAAGCCACAAGCAAAAAATTAATGAAGAAAATTAAATTCATTTCAGAACCATGACATGCAAGTTAATCATGACAAATAAGTATGACATGCTATATTCAACCTAGTTGTGCTGATGGATACTACACACAAATCATGCCAGATTGTCATGATCTCAAAAAGCTATCATCAGATCATTATGATTTTAATTCAAAGCTACAAACAGAGAAAAGAAATGACATACTTTTCAAAATGTTATATAATTTGTAGTTTTAGAATGAAATAATATTAAAGAATTCTATTTTCACGTACCACAACTCCAAAAGTGAATAAATACAtctattttaaaaattatttctGAACAAGTACCATGAATGAAATGGATTTATTTAAAGGATTATTATTTGAACTACCATGGTGAAGTGGatttatttaaaaattatctCGCATGCAGGTATCATGCGTGAAATGGATTCATCTAAAGACACTGTATTTTCTATATGAGTGAAATACTATATGCAACCTATTTGTTTTATTAGATTACTCACAAATCATACTGTCATGAAATGCACCAACCCATATTGCATGGGAAAATATGTTATTACCTTGTTGGTAAAACAAGATACAACTATATATTTGCAAGATATATACAAAATGAGAATATTAAATAGCAGCCCCGCACGAATTACCCGAGCAATTTTTTGAGAAATGCCTCTTCGAATTTTTGGGCTCTGAATAAAACCCAATGAATTTAAGTTTGTTGCAACTGTCTTACCTGATAGAGACACCCATCTCAATCGCTTTATAGTGTAAAAAGATCTTGCTTttgaaacaaaaaagaaaattaaagttGATTTGCATACATCATTTTCTAAATTAGTACTACAATAAGACAAAAACTCGTCAACTAAACAAGGTAAAAGGAGAATCACATCTTATAAATACTTCATGCATTCCTTTAAAATCTTGATCATTTATCTCTTAGCCAATGGCTCCTTCAACTTATAGGGGAGTCGACCATGGAAAGCTTGTTTCCCTAATGATCATTACATTTTGCTTTGTTCTAGATAGTACATCTGCCGAAGTAAGTattcctccgtttcaatttgtgtgATACTTTTCTTTTCTAGTCTGTCAAAAAAAGAACgatatctttttatatttaaaaataatttaactgtAAACTTctaattttatccttaatgaggTGTTTTAAGTCGCAAAATGTCTATATCATGTTTTGAACTACAAATTTCACGAGtctgtctttctttcttaaactctgaaCTCAATTAAATACCACTACTAAAAATACTTGTTCTCCTATGGATCCGTCGAAAATATGCCCGTCAAAAAATATTTCCGACAGCTTTATCCTAGGAAATCGCTGGTTTCCTATGGGAACACCCGACGAAAAAACCCTATATTTATAGTAATACTGTACATCAGAAGCAGAGGTAGAGTATTGCTTACGGGATCGGATCAACCCAATCATTTTTTCTTAGACTctatacttatatcaaaaagaTTATTATGTACAAAAACTTAAGTGTGAACCCAGTAACAAAGACGAGCTATGTGTTCGGTGGTGACAGTTCAGAACTCATACATAATATACTTTAATTCCTGACTCCATCTGTATATACgttcacataaattggaatggagggagttGAAATTAACTCATTTGGTGACtacttttcttctatttttttttggaaaacttTTCTAGTCATTTCCATGACACTTTTTGCATATGCTTGAACGAATATTCAGTGGTTGAATCATGGTGGCGACATAACAAATAGAAGGTCAGCTATTGGTGAAGTTTTGATCAGCTCAAGAACAATAAACCGCTTGAGATTAAAATGGAAATTCTTGGCTGGATTTGATATTACAGCAACACCAGCAGTTGCAAATGGAGTAGTTTACTTCCCATCATGGAATGGGAATTTGTATGCAGTGAATGCATTAAATGGAGGGCTCATATGGCAACAGAATCTTACAAGGCTCACTGGACTGCCCCCACCAGGTATTGGAATTTGCCCTGTTTTTCTTGTCATTAGGATTTTCTACCATATTTGTGTGTTACATCTAAAAGAAAAACTATTCCCTTTATCCCAGTTTACGTGGCACAGTTGGAATTTCAGATTCAAACTTCAGAATTTTGACCGTAAATTCGGACATAGAAGCTctaagttttttgaaataaaatttatatgtttagaaactatataaaaaaaatacaataaCTCACAATAATaaacaacttaaaatatttaaaaggtaTATAAAAAGATTTTGATCAAAGAAAAACGTGGTTGACTCTCGACATCTGAGAGGTGTTGGGACCGAGAGAGTAATTCTCTAAACCGTCAAGGTGCCAAGATCAAACTCCAGCCGGGAGGGGCCGAAGACTTGATAGGTGTAGTGACTTAGATTCCATGGAGTACCGTCAGACTCTCATGTAGTTCCGTCTAATCAAgatataaaagaaaaagaaaagctaGCTTTAGGAGAGAAACTACAACCGTGCCTAACTCTATCGGTCAAAGAAGCTACTGATGAATCTAGCTATGAGGGATTCCTCATCTCATAGATCAGGGTCTTTTTTAGAGGAAAGTTTTGAACTTTTATAAATTGAAGATGATTCTTTCTCACTCAACGATACAATAACATTCATAATGTAGTATTATAAGTCTTGTtcaataattttaatttttttcttttttagattTTTAGATGTAGGTCAATTGTCTGAACCATATTAGAAAATTAGAATAATATGCCTCTTTTATTGTATTTTTCTTTGTTGTCTGATTTATCATCGTTCAAGATTCGCTATTATTAACTTTTGTATGACGCTTTATTATTTCATTCCAACAACAACAGGGAGAGCTATGAATTTGACAGTGTCAAGAGCAACTCCTGTTGTGGCTGATGACCTTCTAATTGTGGGGATTTATGGACCTGCTGTTGTGATTGCAGTGAGAAGGTTAACAGGATCACTTGTTTGGTCCACTCTGCTAGATCCCAGGCCTCTGGCTCTTATTACTCAATCAGGAACAGTTCATTTGGGGTTAGCTATTTCAATTTTGATTTGCTTTATGAATTTTTTCTTCAAGAAAGCATAAATAATACTCCTTCGTCTTAccgcccgtttggattgacttataagttgcttataagctgttttcagctttttttgagtgtttgactggccagcttaaaatcattttgtgtataaaataagcctaaaaaaataattgggcccgtctGGCTTAACTTagctaaaacagcttataagttgaaaacagcttataagccaaaaaaaataagttagcctaccccaactttttttttttggcttataagttgtttccagcttataagctgcttattttaagcccatccaaataggctcttaTTTTATGGAATGGTACTATTTGACtttaagaaaaattaaaaaaaacgaTTTTTCAAACTTGTAAAACTTGTAAAAACGATTTGTGTGGCTATAAGTAATCTAAAATAGacattttaaagttaaattgttactaaatatagaaaaatgtcattctttttggggaaaagggtcaaatttaccctccatGTATGATTTGTAGTTTGAATTTGCCCTTCGttaaagtttgggatcaaatttacCCTCCCCGTTAGAATACTTGATAAACTTATCCTTATATGAATGGAAATTTGACTTGAACTCCACAACACAAAAAATTAGTTACGTCAGATCCACGTAGGCTCCACGTCGGACCCCATACCACGTTATTTTACAGTGCACCCGCTAGTCCCACTCGTATTTCTCCCCTTTAGGATGAATTCAATTGGGATGAAAGAAAGAAACAAACAATTCCCCATATGAAGATAATGATTTTGCTTTCGATTTCAGTGGGCAATTGGAGAGAATTTCTTTCTCAGCAGCTGATGTTGAGCTCTTTGATGGTGGAAAAATCCAACCTTTGAAACCACCATCAAAGTTTCAGTGTGAAGGAAAACACATGGATTCTCCAAAATCTCCAAAAACATCGTTTAAGAAGAAAGATTTTGACCCATTTGTTGCAACTTTAGAACAACATAGTCGAACAGAGGACCCACAAAAGATTACAAAATGGGGAAGAAGATCATAATTTGGAAATGGACAAAGAATTCAGAGTATGTGACTTGTTATTTGATCATGAAAGCAATCAAGAAACCACGAAAAAGTCAGCCTCCTACATGGAACCTACGTGGATTTAACGTGGCTAATTTTTTAATGTCGTGGAGTTCAAGTCAgacttccatccatataaggaCAAATTTATCAAAATGGGAAGGGggaagggcaaatttgatcccaaactctaacggggagggcaaatttgatcctaAACTTTGAGGAAGCAAATTTAAACTGTAAATTatacttggagggtaaatttgactTTTTTCGTTTCTTTTTGGGActaactaaataaagaaatatggaggaagtagCAATGGCAGCATAGGGGGTGTCAATTGCCAAATGATTCTTGAAAAACCGACTGAACTGAACATTACCAAACAAATTCTTAGGTGttttaccctctgtttggatggttgtttcccgtggttcattaatgtacagtatggtatggtacagtatggtgttgtattgtattgtactgtattaatgaacacaatgtttggatagactgtatcgtttgttgtggtttaataacatttgtattgtttggtttgactgtatgatactgtataataacttgtaagtttactaaaatacccttaactcttaattagaaattagtgtatatatattaataaaactcaggtagagaataaaataggaactttaaaaaataagtaggtagtaagtgagggtggtggaggggtgggtgggatGAGGGTGGAGGtagtggtggtgaggggtagtgggtggttgtgggatgaggatggggtagtgggtggtagggtggggttgggtggcGGAGGGGTGGGTGGGGTGACATGGGTGGTTGTGGCAtaagggtgggggtgagtggtagggtggggtggggtggggtggatggtgaagggtggggtataatgaggaaatgaaatatgtaaccacggaaaaaccaccaaatccgtaGTTATAAAAATtaagacttttcatggttatataactatgagatgaaccacgggtttacatCACCATACcatataattttaagaacaatggaaacaaacatggtttcatacaaaaccatacattaatgaaccatgggaaaccaccatccaaacagggggttaaaGTAAAATTGTAGGTTTGGATATAAATCTATGACCATACCGAATAATAGGgggatttttttaatttttataaagaaAACCGAAAAAAGTATCGGATTGTACAGAATTTACAtgtatattttatattaagtttGGAAATAACAAAGCATTAAGTAAAAATAGATATATACACAAGGGTATAATCCGAGGCGGAGCTATGATTTCAACTTTATAGATTCCTGATTTTAGAATGACTATTTCAAAAGCTACTAACATGGTTCTAAATATAATATTTGTATACTATTTGAGCAAAAGCTGGCCCGTCTTTAGAGGTGTAGGAACGAATATCAAGTATAATCTCCTCTAACAATCGTAGTTGAAGGCGAGTTGCAAAGCTTACTACTATTTGCGAAACTCTAGATTTGAGGAGAAACCTTTTCTTGAGTTGTTGATGATAATCTAGTGATTTAACATCTTGGGACCAACTTTGTAGATTGAAGACACTAAACTTGTTCACAACTTTTTTAACAGTGGATATTATGTGGGAGTATCATCACTGGAGGTACAACTGCCAGCCTCGCAATGCTGCACATTCAGAGGTAGCCTAGTAAAACTAAATGTTAGAACTGGTGCCATTTTATGGCAGACATATACACTACCAGACAATGGTGGAAAACTAGGCGGTTATTCAGGGGCCGCGATATGGGGAAGCAGCCCTGCTATCGACGTAGCCAGAGGATTCGTCTACATAGGAACTGGAAATCTCTACATAGCTCCACAAGAGGTGCTGAGATGCCAAGCAGAACAGAACAATCGAACGACGCCACCAGCTGTGCCTGATCAGTGTTTTGGTGAAGATGTTCATTTTGATTCAATTCTTGCACTGGATGTGGATTCTGGAGAAATTGCTTGGGCCACACAGCTTGGAGGCTACGACGTTTTCTATTTCACGTGTTTGATTCCTAATAATCCTGATTGTCCAACGGGGCCTAACTTGGATGCTGATTTCGGGGAGGCACCTATGTTGTTAACTATATATTCAAATAGAAGATTGCGCGATATTGTGGTAGCTGTGCAGAAAAGTGGCTTTGCTTGGGCGCTTGATCGCAACACTGGCCATATTGTTTGGGCTAAGGTAAAGTCTTTATAACGAGAATTTTCATCTTTCAAGTT
Coding sequences:
- the LOC132626115 gene encoding probable serine/threonine-protein kinase PBL3; this translates as MGNCFVSSARVDASLSSCNISASEASRIPSRKSNSSVLSSLSIPSYSRKSSVDILSTPRSEGEILFSPNVKSFSFNELKSATRNFRPDSLLGEGGFGYVFKGWIDEHTLSAAKPGSGMVIAVKKLKPEGFQGHKEWVTEVNYLGQLRHPNLVKLIGYCIEGDDRLLVYEFMPKGSLENHLFRRGPQPLTWSTRIKVAIGAARGLAFLHDAKEQVIYRDFKASNILLDGEFNAKLSDFGLAKAGPTGDRTHVSTQVIGTQGYAAPEYVATGRLTSRSDVYSFGVVLLELISGRRALDKTKVGVEQNLVDWAKPYLGDKRRLFRIMDTKLEGQYPQKGAYTAANLAWQCLSNEPKLRPRMSEVLAALEELQASKGANRGSRIEHRATSSSVPVSPFRHRSSLSMTPSASPLQAYHKSPRGR
- the LOC132629307 gene encoding uncharacterized protein LOC132629307 produces the protein MAPSTYRGVDHGKLVSLMIITFCFVLDSTSAEWLNHGGDITNRRSAIGEVLISSRTINRLRLKWKFLAGFDITATPAVANGVVYFPSWNGNLYAVNALNGGLIWQQNLTRLTGLPPPGRAMNLTVSRATPVVADDLLIVGIYGPAVVIAVRRLTGSLVWSTLLDPRPLALITQSGTVHLGGYYVGVSSLEVQLPASQCCTFRGSLVKLNVRTGAILWQTYTLPDNGGKLGGYSGAAIWGSSPAIDVARGFVYIGTGNLYIAPQEVLRCQAEQNNRTTPPAVPDQCFGEDVHFDSILALDVDSGEIAWATQLGGYDVFYFTCLIPNNPDCPTGPNLDADFGEAPMLLTIYSNRRLRDIVVAVQKSGFAWALDRNTGHIVWAKKAGPGSLEGGGIWGAATDGRRVYTNIVNGNRVLFTLAPSTQTTTAGGWVAMDANTGQILWTTANPSNDTSPGPVTIVNGVLFAGSVAPNGPLYAMDASTGKILWTFNTGATIYGGVSVSYGCVYVGHGYSVGLARFHPTWTSGTSLFAFCIW